One region of uncultured Methanolobus sp. genomic DNA includes:
- a CDS encoding transcription factor, protein MIDLNDPVIRGYLVRLVGEEGLQMIENMPEGEVTDEQIAEATGILLNIVRRTLFILNENKLAICRRERDSSSGWLTYLWTLDMTDIGPQLLKEKKRLVKNLRTRVKFEEDNVFYGCPEGCIRMNFNEATECEFLCPYCGEDMMYADNAGFIEKIEKRLAFLDNEK, encoded by the coding sequence TTGATAGATTTGAATGATCCGGTTATCAGAGGTTATCTCGTTCGGCTGGTAGGTGAAGAAGGACTGCAGATGATAGAGAATATGCCAGAGGGCGAGGTTACCGATGAACAGATTGCGGAAGCCACTGGTATTCTTCTGAACATAGTCCGGAGAACCCTTTTTATCCTTAATGAAAACAAGCTTGCAATATGCAGGCGTGAGCGGGACTCAAGCAGTGGATGGCTTACTTACCTCTGGACACTTGATATGACCGATATAGGACCTCAGCTTCTTAAAGAGAAGAAAAGATTGGTAAAGAACCTCAGGACCAGGGTTAAGTTCGAAGAGGATAACGTTTTCTATGGCTGTCCTGAAGGGTGCATCCGCATGAATTTTAACGAAGCTACTGAATGTGAATTCCTTTGCCCTTACTGCGGTGAGGATATGATGTATGCGGACAATGCCGGATTTATCGAAAAGATAGAAAAGCGTCTTGCATTCCTTGATAATGAGAAATGA
- the psmB gene encoding archaeal proteasome endopeptidase complex subunit beta, which yields MVNDKHYKGTTTVGIVCRDGVVLATEQRATMGNFIASKTAKKVYQIDDQVAMTIAGSVGDAQQIVRVMSVESKLYKMRRKESMTIKGLTTLLSNMLSGQRYYPLMVQLLVGGYDKNGPSIYSLDALGGSIEETKAVSTGSGSPFAYGVLEDRYREDMSTEDGIELAVRALHNAMKRDSASGENIDVVVITKDKYTRLDMEEVKKMREEF from the coding sequence ATGGTTAATGATAAACATTACAAAGGTACGACCACTGTAGGGATAGTTTGCAGAGACGGTGTTGTTCTTGCAACCGAACAGCGTGCAACAATGGGAAATTTCATTGCAAGCAAAACCGCAAAGAAGGTATACCAGATTGATGATCAGGTGGCAATGACCATTGCAGGTTCTGTGGGAGACGCACAACAGATCGTAAGGGTCATGAGTGTGGAATCTAAGTTGTACAAAATGAGGCGCAAGGAGTCCATGACCATTAAGGGACTTACAACATTGTTGTCCAATATGCTCAGTGGACAGAGGTATTATCCTCTTATGGTGCAGCTTTTGGTCGGTGGATATGACAAGAACGGACCTTCTATTTACTCACTTGATGCACTTGGCGGAAGTATTGAAGAGACAAAAGCTGTATCTACAGGTTCAGGTTCTCCTTTTGCATATGGTGTACTTGAGGACAGGTACAGAGAGGATATGTCAACTGAAGATGGTATCGAACTGGCTGTACGGGCGCTTCACAATGCAATGAAGAGAGATTCTGCATCCGGTGAGAACATTGACGTGGTTGTAATTACAAAGGATAAATACACAAGACTTGATATGGAAGAAGTTAAGAAAATGAGGGAAGAATTCTGA
- a CDS encoding beta-CASP ribonuclease aCPSF1 translates to MAVEEVLSDLKKKIEEKLPRGTTISSVEFEGPQLVVYTEEPKKFADNGNIVRNLAKALRTRIVVRPDPKVLMPPEESITKILQTVPEESGVSNYHFAPDVGEVIIEAEKPGLVIGKHGETLREITKKIGWTPKVVRTPPIKSRTVQNIREFMRTNHKERKDILKSVGRKIHRGCTSKDEWVRVTSLGGAKEVGRSCFIISTPESRIMIDCGVNVGSDDNMTPYLYVPEAYPINQIDAVVLTHAHLDHQGLVPLLYKYGFEGPIYCTPPTRDLMALLQLDYIDVAAKEGKRPPYASADVREGLKHAIVLDYEEVTDIAPDIKLTFHNAGHILGSAVSHFHIGDGLHNVVFTGDFKYEKTRLFDAAVNRFPRVESVIMESTYGNSNATQPSLQEAEKNLQNIVNSTLKNDGIVLIPAFAVGRSQEVMIVLEDAIRKGIIPNVPVYLDGMIWEATAIHATYPEYLNNDLRKLIFQKGQNPFLSECFKPVDSNELRQKIINEPEPCVILSTSGMMNAGPVIEYFKAFAENENNTLVFVGYQADGTLGRRIQKGWKEIPLSTRDGTHVVKMNMNVEVVDGFSGHSDRRQLMDYIKRMKPRPERVFTEHGDERSCIDLASSLHKKNKLETKALTNLETVRLV, encoded by the coding sequence ATGGCGGTAGAAGAAGTACTATCTGATCTGAAGAAGAAAATAGAAGAAAAATTACCTCGCGGTACTACTATTTCTAGTGTTGAGTTTGAAGGCCCCCAGTTAGTTGTTTATACAGAAGAGCCTAAAAAATTTGCAGACAATGGCAACATTGTCCGTAACCTTGCAAAAGCACTCAGGACACGTATTGTTGTACGTCCTGACCCAAAGGTGCTTATGCCACCTGAAGAGTCTATCACTAAGATACTCCAGACAGTTCCGGAAGAATCAGGTGTTTCCAATTATCACTTTGCCCCTGATGTTGGTGAAGTTATAATAGAAGCTGAAAAGCCCGGGCTTGTAATTGGAAAACATGGAGAGACTCTCAGGGAGATCACTAAAAAAATAGGATGGACTCCAAAGGTTGTGAGAACTCCACCTATCAAATCACGTACTGTACAGAACATACGTGAGTTCATGCGTACCAATCACAAAGAAAGAAAAGATATTCTTAAATCTGTTGGAAGAAAGATTCACAGGGGATGTACGTCCAAGGATGAATGGGTAAGAGTAACTTCCCTTGGCGGTGCAAAGGAAGTAGGAAGAAGCTGTTTTATCATCTCAACCCCTGAATCCCGTATAATGATCGATTGTGGTGTCAATGTCGGTTCAGATGACAATATGACTCCTTATCTCTATGTACCGGAAGCATACCCTATCAACCAGATCGATGCTGTGGTACTGACACATGCTCACCTTGACCATCAGGGTCTTGTGCCACTGCTTTACAAGTATGGTTTTGAAGGACCAATTTACTGTACTCCTCCAACCAGGGATCTTATGGCGCTGTTGCAGCTTGACTACATAGATGTGGCTGCAAAGGAAGGCAAGAGACCTCCTTATGCTTCTGCTGATGTAAGGGAAGGATTGAAACACGCTATTGTTCTTGATTATGAGGAAGTAACTGACATTGCTCCTGATATCAAGCTCACATTCCACAATGCAGGACACATTCTGGGTTCTGCTGTATCACACTTCCACATTGGTGACGGTTTGCATAATGTTGTTTTCACAGGTGATTTCAAGTATGAGAAAACAAGGCTCTTTGATGCTGCAGTTAACAGGTTTCCACGTGTTGAAAGTGTCATCATGGAATCCACGTATGGAAATTCCAATGCAACGCAGCCCTCACTTCAGGAAGCTGAGAAGAACCTGCAGAACATTGTCAATTCAACACTGAAGAACGATGGAATTGTTCTTATCCCTGCTTTTGCAGTAGGAAGAAGCCAGGAAGTTATGATAGTTCTTGAGGATGCAATACGCAAAGGTATCATACCAAATGTACCTGTCTATCTTGACGGTATGATATGGGAAGCAACAGCAATCCATGCAACATATCCTGAGTATCTTAACAACGACCTGCGTAAGCTTATTTTCCAGAAAGGACAGAATCCGTTCCTTTCCGAATGCTTCAAGCCGGTTGACTCCAACGAACTGCGTCAGAAGATTATTAATGAACCCGAACCATGTGTGATTCTTTCAACATCAGGTATGATGAATGCAGGTCCGGTTATTGAATACTTCAAGGCGTTCGCTGAGAACGAAAATAACACTCTCGTGTTTGTAGGTTATCAGGCTGACGGAACTCTTGGCAGGAGAATTCAGAAAGGATGGAAGGAAATTCCACTCTCCACAAGAGACGGCACTCATGTAGTTAAGATGAATATGAATGTTGAAGTTGTTGACGGTTTCTCTGGTCACTCTGACAGAAGGCAGCTTATGGATTACATCAAGAGGATGAAACCACGTCCTGAAAGAGTATTCACTGAACACGGTGACGAGCGTTCATGCATTGATCTTGCAAGTTCACTTCACAAAAAGAACAAACTTGAGACAAAAGCACTCACAAACCTTGAAACAGTACGGTTGGTATAA
- a CDS encoding TIGR00295 family protein produces MISRGDALDILKDSGCSEKVIAHCIAVSDLAMEIATRVKAQGKKVDLELVEIGGLLHDIGRAQSHGINHAVLGVELARSYGLAPELQEIIKRHIGAGITRDEAKEMNLPDDDYIPVTLEQKIVAHADNLLVGTEKISIEKRIRKMEKKEVSMKSIDRVKALAEEIGIH; encoded by the coding sequence ATGATATCCCGTGGAGATGCTCTGGATATCCTGAAAGATTCAGGTTGCAGTGAAAAAGTTATAGCTCATTGCATTGCAGTTTCTGATCTTGCCATGGAGATAGCAACCAGAGTAAAAGCTCAGGGAAAAAAGGTTGATCTTGAACTTGTGGAAATAGGTGGTCTTCTCCACGACATTGGCAGAGCCCAAAGTCATGGAATTAACCATGCCGTTCTTGGTGTTGAACTGGCAAGATCCTATGGTCTTGCACCTGAACTGCAGGAAATCATTAAAAGACATATAGGGGCAGGAATAACGCGGGATGAAGCAAAGGAAATGAATCTTCCTGATGATGATTATATTCCTGTGACACTGGAACAGAAGATAGTTGCTCATGCTGATAACCTTTTAGTAGGTACCGAAAAGATATCCATTGAAAAACGTATCCGTAAAATGGAAAAGAAGGAAGTCAGCATGAAAAGTATCGACCGTGTGAAGGCACTTGCTGAGGAAATCGGTATTCACTGA